Part of the Thermococcus sp. 18S1 genome, AAAAGGCCTCCCGGCATGCTTATTAACTCTGAAGACAAAATCAACAGGAGGAATAGCGATGTCTGTGACGGGTGCATCGAACGTCCTGGTGCCAAGCGTTGACCTGCTGGTCTACGTGTTCTTCGTCGTCCTTGCGGTGGGACTGGTTTCACTCCTCGTGAGCAGGCGGTTCAACGTATCCTACATTCCCCTCTTCATGTTCCTCGGCATACTGGTCGGCCCCGTTCTGGGGCTCCTTAACCGGAACCTCGCCAACGAGCTCTTCAACTACGTCCGCGTCTTCGGCCTGGTGATGATACTCTTCACCGAGGGGCACACCCTCAGCTGGAAGATGCTCAAGAGGAACTTCAAGACCATACTGGCCCTTGATACCATCGGGCTCCTTCTCACAGCTTTCATCATCGGCGGGATTTTCTCGTGGCTCTTTCACGTGCCCTTCATCGTCGGGTTCCTTTTCGGGGCCATCATAGGCGCCACAGACCCGGCCACGTTAATCCCCCTCTTCAGGCAGTATCGTGTTCGCGAGGACATCGAGACCGTCATCGTCACCGAGTCGATATTCAACGACCCGATGGGAATAGTTCTCGCGTCGGTGGCCGTCGCGATGCTGGTTCCCGAGGCGTCCAGCGCGAGGTTCCTGGAGGCCATAGCGGGCTACATCGGCCTTTATCCAGCGGCCGTCGTCTTCTTCCTGTACCAGATGGGTGCCTCGATACTCATGGGGGCGCTGCTTGGTGTTGTGGGGTACAACATCCTGAAGAGGACTGAGGTTAGGGACTTTCCCGAGATTGTCATATTCTCCCTTGTGATGGCCTTTGGGGGCTTCCTCCTCGGCGAACTGGCCCAGGCCTCGGGCTATCTTGTGGCCACCGTTACGGGCATCGTTCTGGGCAACCATAAGGTCTTCTTCAGGGACGATATCTCAGTGGTCAAGAAGGTCATGCGGGCCGTTGAGAGGGAGGTTCACTTCAACGAGAGCCTCGCGACGATATCCACCATCTTCATCTTCACCCTTCTGGGCGCCAGCCTGAACCCGGAGATAATAAAGGGCCACATCGTCCAGGGCGTTATCATAGCGTTCGCCCTGATGCTGGTCGCCAGGCCCCTCGCATCCCTTCCCGTTCTGAAGTGGCGCTCCTTCAAGGAATACCTGTTCATATCGCTTGAGGGCCCGAGGGGCGTCGTTCCCGCCGCCCTGGCCAGCCTCCCCCTGACCCTCGGAATCACTTACAACAACCCCGACCTGATCCAGTGGGGGGAAACCATCCTCAGCGTCACCATAATCACCGTCCTAGTCACTGTCCTCGTTGAGACCCTCTGGGTTCCGATACTCAGAAGGGAACTGCTCGAGGTGAGGAGCATAGAGAGGGAGATGAAGAAGGCCGGCTACAAACCCAACTCCTAGCCATCTTTTACGCTTCCCGAAGGAGTTGGGTTTTGTTCCGACATATTTTGGTTCGGATAAGGTCCATTTTTGGCCGACAAGTATATAAGGTTCGGCGGATTATGGAATTACGTGGAGGGGGCAAGGTGATTTGAATGAGGACTTGGGAAAAGGGAATAATTATGATTGCCAGGACCATCGTTTTCTTTGGTCTTATCAGCACCCTCATGTACGGAAAGTTTGACCAGATTCTCAGCGCTGCCGCGGGTCTATTCGCCCTCTTCGTTCCAAGCATCGTCAGGAAGATATACCCCCACCCCAGCAGGAGAATCTGGCCGTGGGTCAGCCCTTTCTACAACGACAGCATCTACGCCCTCTTCGCGATATTCATGGCGGCCCACATAACTTTTCTCAACGTCCCATTTCTCCAGCTTGACCTCTACAACCAGGTATGGAAGGGTGCCGACGTCCCGAGCCACTACCTTGGCGGCCTCGTGACGTGGGTTATATTCAACGAGGTTGTTCTGGAATCGTCGAGGACATACAACCTCCACTGGAGCCCGCTGAAGATAGTTTCCATAAGTCTCTTTGCCCTCTTTCTCGTGGGGATTGCGTGGGAGTTCTTTGAGGTGGCCCTTCAGCCAAACATGCCGTGGCTCTACGAGAGCATGAGCAACAAGATGCAGGACGTCGTCATGGAGCTTCTCGGCTTTGGAACCGGAATACTCATGGTCTTCAAACTGGAGTATCCATACTCCATGAAGAAGCCCCTCGAAAACGCCCCCGTGCAGTTTGGGACCACGTCCGTTGATATACTTCCCCAGCCGGACCACGTGAAAGAATGAAAGAGCTCAGGGCTTTCTCGTTCCCATCGATCCGATGAAATAGAACAGCAGCTTTGCCGCCGTCAGCGCGGTAACGTCACCAAGCTCGCTCCCCGCGACCTCCATTATGTCAAAGCCGGCTATCCTCTTGTTCTCCACGAGCCATTCAACGGCTTCGACGACGTCCCAGAACCTCAAACCCCCTGCTTCGGGGGTTCCAGTTGAGGGGACGAGCGAAAGGTCAAACGCGTCGATATCAACCGAGAGGTAAACCGGCTCCGGGAGGGGCTTCACCAGCTCAACGAAGGCATCGAAGTCGTAGTCCCTCGCGTGAACCCAGGCTATACCTTCCCTCTCCGCGTACTCGACCTCCTCCCTCGTGCCGCTCCTTATTCCAAACATCGCCTCCCTGACTCCCAGCTCGCCTATCCTCCTCGCCACACAGGCGTGGTTGTATGGGTTGTCCTCGTAGCTCTCGCGCAGGTCGAGATGGGCATCGAAGACGACGTAGCTGGCCGGCTTGAGCGCCTCAACGGCTCCGAGGGTCTGGGAGTGCTCACCGCCGAGCAGTATCGGAATGGCGTCCGGATTGACGCGCTTGAGCTCCTCGACGGTCTCCCTAACCCTGTCCGCGGTCTTGCGGGGGTCGCCGGCAACGACGGCAACGTCCCCGATGTCCGCTATGGGGAGTTCGGCTATGTCAACGTCGTAGTCGAGGATGTAGCTCTCAAGGTTGAGCGTCGCGTGCCTGATGAGCGTTGGCCCGAACCTCGCGCCGGGCTTGAAGCTGGTCGTTCCGTCGAAGGGCACGCCCAAGATGACGAATCTGGCCTCTTCGGGCTCAGTAAGTGGAAATTCAAGCTTAAGCGTTTCATAGGTGTACAGGAAGTCCATACTCGCACCTCCGGGAAGAATTAGGGTGTCCTCTTAAAAGGTTGCGGGAAAGAGAAGAGCGAAGGGGGCTCACTCGCCCTTGAGCCTCATAATCTTGATCCTGCCGAGGGTCTCCCAGTACTCGACGTTAATGCCCTCCTTGAGCTGGTCCCTGACTTCGTCGGCGACACCGCTCTCGAGCGGGATGTCGAAGAGCTCGTAGGTCTCCATGTCCATGATCTGGACGGTGTCCGGGGTCATGGCGATGATCTGAGCGGTTCTCTTGTCGATGATCGGAACGTCAACCTCAGCGCTGGTGGGCTTGACGATGCTCCTGACCTTGCCGTCGAAGATTCCAACGGCCTCGATCCTGGCCTTGGCTGAGCCGTGCTTTCCGGGTGAGGAAACGGTTATGTTGCCGATCCTGCAGGGCTCTCCATCGATGAGGATGTACCTTCCCGGCTTGAGCTTGCTAACCTGAACCTTGGTCTTGTCTCCCATTTTTCAGACCTCCCATAAGCGTTCTAAAACCGATTGGGAAGGGTCTTTAAAAAATTTTTGAAAAGGGGAAATGTTCATCGACGGGCCTTCAGCAGCATGCCGTTCATGAGCACAGGTACGAGGAGCACGAGGCCCAGCACCGCGCCGATCTTCACCGGCATCTTCGGGGCGGTGAGCGAGTAGTAGAGGGTCGCCAGCCCGCTGACGAAAAGGAGCAGCATCATGGCAGAGACTACAGCCTTATTATGTGTCAGCTCGGAGGAAAGCAGCGGGTAGCTCTCGACCGCGGCCATGAGCGCCGCCACGGCAAATGGCACAACAACGAACATCGTCCTGACGTCGCCCACCACCATGGCGCCGGCGACTATCATGCCGATGAGGCCCACGAAACCCAGGCTCTGGTTTCTTCCAAGCTGCATAACCTCGGAGAGCATCTGACTGCCCATCTCGATGAGGATGATTATGGTCGTGAGGCCGGCTAGATAGAGGGACAGCATCAGGAGCGCTATGAGGGTCGTGTCGTTGGGTACATTGCCCCTCAGGACGGCGGGTATTGAGTAGAAGACCTCTATCGAGTCCATCGGGCTCTTTTCGCTGTTGGTGGCGTAGTCCTTGAGATCGTTGAACTTCATGAAAAGCTTCATTGATTCATCGGCGGGGATGTTCGGGTTCTGGAACGCCTCGCCGTAGGCCTGGTAGGCGGCGCCCAGGGAGTAGGCGACGGTGAAAGCCGCGGCGAAGCTCAGGATTATCTGGAGAACGAAAACCGCCGCGAGAACTTTCCTCAGGTCGAGCTCCTCCGGGGTGAAGCTGCCCAGGACGTAGTAAACCCCCGCGCCAAGACCGAGGGATATGAAGACCGAGACTATCATGAAGAGGACTCCCCTCGTGGTCAGGGACAGGTCAAATGACGTTATTGAGGATACCGCACCATTCATGTACTGAACCGCCTGAGGCGCGGTTACCATGCTGAGCGCCTGGTTTCTGATCAGAAACGCCGAAGCGAGGGTGAAAAGAACAAAGAGTATCGAGACGACAGAAATGAACTCGAGGGTCCTGCCCTTCGCCATTATGAGCATCAAAACGGAGAGCAGTATCGTTCCGACCGCCAGAATGGGGATGTACTTCGAGCTCACCCCAAAGATAAGGGCGAGGCCGTATGAGGAGTAGTAGGTTGTGACGCCGAGCATTATCATCAGGAACATCATCAGGCTGAATATCAGTGCGGGAGTCCTGGCTATCTTAAAGAACAGCTCGTATATGAGGTAGCGCGTCTTCTTGGTGCTCTCAGCCTCGCTGTATATCAGGAACATTGCCACCAGCATCGGGAGGAGTGAAATCAGGAACCCTTTGAGTCCAAAGGTTATGTAGTACTTTGGCAGAACCAGGAAGTTCCATATTCCAAGGACGTATCCGGCGATTAAGAACGCCATCAGGAAACTTATTTTTCGCATGGATTGACACCCCCATTGGTTGCCTTTGTGGCGTTATTTCCAAGTGCCAAAAAAATTAAGCATAGACAAAATATAAAAACATTATGTAGCTTTTTCGCTTTTTTCAGGGAACCCGATGCTCAAAGTTGATGATTATCTCGTTCACAACCGTCCAGGCCATCAACGGGGCCTCGTAAATGCTTATTTTTTCTCCCGGGGTTTCGCTCCTAAAATCCCCGTGGGGAAAGCCGCCGACGATGACGAGTGGGTTCTTAAGCCCTCCCAGTATCTTCCCAAAGTCCTTTGGCTTCGTGGGCTTCCCTTCCTCGTGCATCACGAAGACCCCATCTGGGTTTAACTCCTCCACGAGCTCCTCAAGGGATTTCTCCTCAATACGGAGCAGTTCCAGGTCCTTTGGAACCGCGCGGTTCCTGAAGAGGCTCTCCATCAGCCCAACGAAGCGGTTGTAGTTCCGTGGAATCCTCGTCTCTGGCTTGATGTAAATCACTTCGTCGTTCCTGGTGTGGACGTAGACCCTCAGCAGGCCTTTCTTGTTGGCAATGCTCTCGAGGGCGTTGAGGAGGCAGATGTGGACTATGTCCGGCCGCCCGCGCCTCTCGCCGTCCTGGAGCTTTTTGATGGCCGCGTGGTGGTAGGTACTGTCCAGCAGTATCTCGTCAGGCCTCTTTCCCCTCCTCCTGGCATGGTTCACAACGGCTGGATGGTCCAGTATCGCCTTCGGGACGAGCTCAAGCTCCGCCTCAGCTATCACCAGGTGGAGCATTCTCCCACCTCTCTAACCTTATGCCCCTGTCCGCAATCTCACCCGCGATTCTCTCAAAGGTGTCTATGCGCATTCCGAGTATCTCCGGCGGGATGACGCCGAAGATGCAGCCCTTCTCGGCCACGAGCCTCGCTATTATGGCCGCGGTGAATCCCGTGACGCGGGCCATCGAGGTGAAGCCACCTTTCTCCTCGTCGTACAGGAGGTAGCCTATCTCCTTTTCCTCTCCGTCCAGCGTTCCCCTTCCGACCACCTGCATTATCGAGAAGTCTGGACTCTCGTAGGTCATGAGCGGGGCTATGACCTCGAGGGTCTTATCAACGTGCTCCTGCCTGAAGAAGCCGAGCTCCCTCAAAACCCTCATCTTCTCCAGGTGTCCCGGCCAGCGGAGCGTCCACTCCTCAAGCCTCTCCGCCCTAACGCTCTCCAGGAGGCTCCTCAGGCCGTCGCTCACGAAGGCCTCGAACTCAAAGTCCCCCACGGTTACCCTCTCAATCCTCTCGAAGGGGTCAACCGCCTTAACCTCACCACCCCTTATCACGCGCGCCGGCCTCGTGTACTCCTCAATTAAATCCTTCGGCGACCATGTAATTCTGTAATAGAGTGGCGGCCTGGGCTCCTTTGGGAGGCCGCCGACGTGGATGTAGCCCTCCCTCAGCTCGTCCATCTCCTGCCATATCCTGCCCATCAAGATGTGGCTCAGCCCGGGGGCAAAGCCTGCATCGAATATAACCGTCACCTGCGCCTTTTCAGCTTCATCGCGAAGCTCCAGCGGGTTCTCCGGCATGAACGAGACGTCGACCATGTCAACGCCCGCTTTTATTGCCGCTTTCACTGACTGGTATCCGAACCTCCCCGGAAGTGCGCCCACCACCAGCTCAAAGCCCTTCATGGCTTCAACGAGAGAATCGAAGCTGGACGCATCAACTTTCAGGGGCGTGGCGAATTCAGAGACTGCTTTCAGTCTCTCATCGCTGACGTCCCCAACGTGAACGTCAAACTCATCCCTCAAATCCCATGCTATCGCCCTTCCAACGTTTCCGGCGCCGAGAACGAGAACCTTCATGGTAACACCCCTAGTAACTTGGCGAAGGTATATATAAGCCCTGCTCCTATTCCCTTTAATGCCGATAAAACTCCCGCTCTTCCGGAAAAAGGTCCTGGAGCTGCTGTCATCCACCGACGAAACCAAGGTCATGCACATCAGCGACACCCCAGAGAGCGCCTACCGTTTCATCGGGGGACTCCTCGAGAGGACTCATCCCGAATACGTTATCCACACTGGCGACCTCGCGGACAACATAAAGCTTGAGCGGAGACCCGACATGAAGCCGCTCTACGTGGGGGCAGTGCGGAAGCTGGCCCGCGTCCTCAAGAACTCCGGGACGGAACTCTACGTGGTCCCCGGCAACGAGGATGAGCCTGAGGTAGTCAGGGAGTTCTTCGGGGAAAGCGTCGTCGAGCCCGGAACTATCGTCGAGATAGAGGGAAAGAGGTTTGCCCTCGGCCACACGTGGAGGGAAGTGGCTGGCCTGGACGCCGATTTTAGACTTTACGGCCACAACTTCAAGCTGATAGACAGGGGTCTGAACGGCGTCCTCGGTGTCAACTTCGTTCTTCTCCCGAGCGGGAAGACCTACCGGGTGAAGTATCCCGGCGGGACGGATTTTGATAGGGGATACAAGATGTGGAGGGGTATGTGATGAAGGTTCTCCGCTTTGGACCGTCCATTATTTTCCTTAGAACCGGGGACATCCCAGCTGTGAAGAGGGCCCTCTCGGAGGCCTTCGGGGTCGGGGAGATACCAACGGACGATGCTATTAAGAAGAGCAGCGAGTTCGAGACGATAGTCTTCGTCACGGACGAGTGGAAGAAGGAAACCATACCGCCGGAGACGGCCTTTCTCGTGAGTTCCCACGCCCCGGTTGTTCTGAGCCTTATCCTGAACGAGAAGCTCCCGATAGAGAAGGTTCATGTGGAGAGCACGCTGATATTCATACGGGTTCCAAGTAAGGTCGAGGAGGGCCTGAAGCTCCTCTCCGAGAAGTACGGCGGGGAGATTATGGACATAAGGACCGCCCTTGACGAGGGCGAGGCTGGGGACACGATAATCGGCGTAACCAGAAAGAAGCTCAACTCCCCAATCGGGCCGGAGGACATCGATGGTGCCGTTCTCGTTCGCAGGGACTTCCTTGAGGTTTACAGGGAGCTGAGCGTTGACCTTCCGGTTCTTCTGCTCAGGCTGATGCCGGAGTGGAACGAGATCACGATTAAAATCTACGACACCGATAAGCGCTACGAGGAGAATATAGAGCGCCTCATGATGGTGATTGAGGACCTTGACATTGGCTTCGTCGTTGGAGAGGGCTGGGACTGGGACTATCCGAGGCCGTTCATGCGCGTTCCGGTTTACAAGCTCAAGCTCCTGACGTGGGAGGACCCGGTGCGCGTTAAGTTCCTGCTCAAAGGCATCGAGTACCATGGCTACAAGCGCCTCTGCGACATAGACGTTTTCGTCGAGGGGAAGAAGATTCACTGGACTGCCCTCGGAAAGTACGACTCGAAGTTCGAGCTGGCCAAGGCCGCACGGGAGGAACTGGAGAAGAACCTCAGCGAGGACGTCATTGAAAGGCTGAGGGAGCTCGACGAGAAGCTCGCGCCGGACTCGAAGGATTGAATTTGGCTGCTCAGAGTTTCTTAATCTTCGCAACGAAGAAGCCGCTCGTCCCGTGTCTGTCTGGGTAAAAGCGTCTCGTCTTCCTTATCTCCTCGCTGAGCTCGATTCCAAAGGGGCTCGTTAAAGCGGGCTCGCCGTAGCGGAGCGGGAGCAGTTCAACGTCGAAGTTTTCAAGAACCCATTGAACCACGAACTCGTTCTCCTCCGGCTCGAGGGAGCAGGTCGAGTAAACCAGAACCCCTCCAGGCTTCAGAACCTCGAGGGCCTTTTCGATGAGCTGCATCTGCAGTCCCTGGCAGAACTTCACATCCTCCATCGTCCTGTTGGCCTTCCTCTCGGGGTTCTTGTGTATCGTTCCAGAGCCTGTGCACGGTGCGTCGAGGAGGATTTTATCGAACTCGACGCCCAGCTCGGCTATGTGGAGTGAGGACTTGTGGATGAGTACGGTATTCGTAACTCCAAGGCGCGATAGGTTGAGCCGGGTCTCCTTCAGCCTCTCCTCACCAACATCGAAGGCGTAGATTATTCCCTCGTTCTCCATCAGCTGGGCGAGGTAGCTGGTCTTTCCGCCCGGCGCTGCCGCCATGTCGGCAACGGTTTCGCCGGGCTTTGGTTCGAGCGCCACCGGCGGATACATCGAACTGGCCTCCTGGATGTAGAGGAGACCGCTCAGATATTCCGGCGTGGAGGTTATTGAAAAGGGTTCGCGCGTGAGGCAGAAACCTTCCCTTGCCCAGGGGACTCTCTTAAACTGAAAGCCCTTCTTGTTGAGGAGCTTGGTGAGCTTAGGAACCTCTATCCTGAGCGTGTTTACACGGAAGCACCTCGGCAGGGGCTTTTCCATGGCCTCGGCTATGGCTAGAGCCCTCTCGCCCCAGAGCTCGTAATAGCGCTCCGCGAATTTCTTGGAGTAGCCGAGGGAAAACAACCTTTCGAGCATGGTGGGAGATAGGGGGATGGGTTTAAAAGGTTCTTCGTTTGTGAAACCCGACTTTCACAGACTGCACCTTTTATGAAAGCGCACTTTCATAGATTGCACAGTTTATGAAAGCCTGCTTTCACAACGAGTGAAAAACTTTCGATGGATAGTCAAAAAGAGAAGAGGAGCTTTAAACCTTTATCCCGCCCATGATGAGGGCCATCACCGCCTTCTGGGCGTGGAGCCTGTTCTCGGCCTCGTCGAAGACGACGCTGTTCGGTGAGTCAACAACGTCGTCGGTAACTTCCTCTCCCCTGTGGGCCGGGAGGCAGTGCATGAAGATGTAGTCCGGCTTGGCGTGCTTGACGAGGTCCCTGTTGACCTGGAACGGCTGGAATATCTTCCTCCGCTCCTCGGCCTCAGCTTCCTGGCCCATGCTGGCCCAGACGTCGGTGTAGATGACGTCCGCATCTTTAACCGCCTGAACCGGGTCGTGGAGGAGCTCGAAGCTTCCGCCGCTCTCGGCCGCGTTCTGCTCCGCCCACTTGATGACCTTCTCGTCCGGCTCGAAGCCCTCCGGGGTTGCAACGACGACGTGGGCGCCGAGCTTGGTTCCGGCTATCATGAGCGAGTGGGCGACGTTGTTTCCGTCACCGACGTAGACTATCTTGAGGCCAGCTATACGGCCCTTCTTCTCGAGTATGGTCTGGTAGTCCGCTAAAGCCTGGCACGGGTGGCTGAAGTCGCTCAGACCGTTGATGACCGGAACATCGGCGTACTTGGCGAGGTCAACAACATCCTGGTGGTCGAAAACCCTTGCCATTATCCCATCAACGTACCTGCTGAGGACGCGGGCGGTGTCGGCTATGGTCTCGCCCCTCCTCAGCTGGAGGTCGTTGGCGTTGAGGTAGAGGCCGTAGCCGCCGAGCTGGTAGATTCCAACCTCGAAGGAAATCCTAGTCCTGGTCGAGGGCTTCTGGAAAATCATGGCCAGGGTCTTGCCCTCAAGAACGCGGTGCGGCTTGCCTATTTTGTTCCAGATCTTCATCATCTCGGCCGTCTTGAGAATAGTCTCAATCTCCTCCCTCGTAAAGTCCTGAAGGCAGAGAACATCCCTTCCTGCAAGGCTAACCACCATGTGCATCACCGTCTAAAGCTGGGGCCCGGTTTTAATAACCCTTTCGTCGGAGAAAAGGGGGTAGGACTGAAATCTTTTGAGCACCAGTGCACGATGGCTTTCCAAATGTAATGAACACGGTCATATTCTTTGCCACTTGCTGTACTTCCAATATGG contains:
- a CDS encoding sodium:proton antiporter; this translates as MSVTGASNVLVPSVDLLVYVFFVVLAVGLVSLLVSRRFNVSYIPLFMFLGILVGPVLGLLNRNLANELFNYVRVFGLVMILFTEGHTLSWKMLKRNFKTILALDTIGLLLTAFIIGGIFSWLFHVPFIVGFLFGAIIGATDPATLIPLFRQYRVREDIETVIVTESIFNDPMGIVLASVAVAMLVPEASSARFLEAIAGYIGLYPAAVVFFLYQMGASILMGALLGVVGYNILKRTEVRDFPEIVIFSLVMAFGGFLLGELAQASGYLVATVTGIVLGNHKVFFRDDISVVKKVMRAVEREVHFNESLATISTIFIFTLLGASLNPEIIKGHIVQGVIIAFALMLVARPLASLPVLKWRSFKEYLFISLEGPRGVVPAALASLPLTLGITYNNPDLIQWGETILSVTIITVLVTVLVETLWVPILRRELLEVRSIEREMKKAGYKPNS
- the speB gene encoding agmatinase; translation: MDFLYTYETLKLEFPLTEPEEARFVILGVPFDGTTSFKPGARFGPTLIRHATLNLESYILDYDVDIAELPIADIGDVAVVAGDPRKTADRVRETVEELKRVNPDAIPILLGGEHSQTLGAVEALKPASYVVFDAHLDLRESYEDNPYNHACVARRIGELGVREAMFGIRSGTREEVEYAEREGIAWVHARDYDFDAFVELVKPLPEPVYLSVDIDAFDLSLVPSTGTPEAGGLRFWDVVEAVEWLVENKRIAGFDIMEVAGSELGDVTALTAAKLLFYFIGSMGTRKP
- a CDS encoding translation initiation factor IF-5A — encoded protein: MGDKTKVQVSKLKPGRYILIDGEPCRIGNITVSSPGKHGSAKARIEAVGIFDGKVRSIVKPTSAEVDVPIIDKRTAQIIAMTPDTVQIMDMETYELFDIPLESGVADEVRDQLKEGINVEYWETLGRIKIMRLKGE
- a CDS encoding sodium-dependent transporter gives rise to the protein MRKISFLMAFLIAGYVLGIWNFLVLPKYYITFGLKGFLISLLPMLVAMFLIYSEAESTKKTRYLIYELFFKIARTPALIFSLMMFLMIMLGVTTYYSSYGLALIFGVSSKYIPILAVGTILLSVLMLIMAKGRTLEFISVVSILFVLFTLASAFLIRNQALSMVTAPQAVQYMNGAVSSITSFDLSLTTRGVLFMIVSVFISLGLGAGVYYVLGSFTPEELDLRKVLAAVFVLQIILSFAAAFTVAYSLGAAYQAYGEAFQNPNIPADESMKLFMKFNDLKDYATNSEKSPMDSIEVFYSIPAVLRGNVPNDTTLIALLMLSLYLAGLTTIIILIEMGSQMLSEVMQLGRNQSLGFVGLIGMIVAGAMVVGDVRTMFVVVPFAVAALMAAVESYPLLSSELTHNKAVVSAMMLLLFVSGLATLYYSLTAPKMPVKIGAVLGLVLLVPVLMNGMLLKARR
- a CDS encoding 16S rRNA methyltransferase, which translates into the protein MLHLVIAEAELELVPKAILDHPAVVNHARRRGKRPDEILLDSTYHHAAIKKLQDGERRGRPDIVHICLLNALESIANKKGLLRVYVHTRNDEVIYIKPETRIPRNYNRFVGLMESLFRNRAVPKDLELLRIEEKSLEELVEELNPDGVFVMHEEGKPTKPKDFGKILGGLKNPLVIVGGFPHGDFRSETPGEKISIYEAPLMAWTVVNEIIINFEHRVP
- a CDS encoding saccharopine dehydrogenase family protein is translated as MKVLVLGAGNVGRAIAWDLRDEFDVHVGDVSDERLKAVSEFATPLKVDASSFDSLVEAMKGFELVVGALPGRFGYQSVKAAIKAGVDMVDVSFMPENPLELRDEAEKAQVTVIFDAGFAPGLSHILMGRIWQEMDELREGYIHVGGLPKEPRPPLYYRITWSPKDLIEEYTRPARVIRGGEVKAVDPFERIERVTVGDFEFEAFVSDGLRSLLESVRAERLEEWTLRWPGHLEKMRVLRELGFFRQEHVDKTLEVIAPLMTYESPDFSIMQVVGRGTLDGEEKEIGYLLYDEEKGGFTSMARVTGFTAAIIARLVAEKGCIFGVIPPEILGMRIDTFERIAGEIADRGIRLERWENAPPGDS
- a CDS encoding metallophosphoesterase, which codes for MPIKLPLFRKKVLELLSSTDETKVMHISDTPESAYRFIGGLLERTHPEYVIHTGDLADNIKLERRPDMKPLYVGAVRKLARVLKNSGTELYVVPGNEDEPEVVREFFGESVVEPGTIVEIEGKRFALGHTWREVAGLDADFRLYGHNFKLIDRGLNGVLGVNFVLLPSGKTYRVKYPGGTDFDRGYKMWRGM
- a CDS encoding RsmB/NOP family class I SAM-dependent RNA methyltransferase, whose protein sequence is MLERLFSLGYSKKFAERYYELWGERALAIAEAMEKPLPRCFRVNTLRIEVPKLTKLLNKKGFQFKRVPWAREGFCLTREPFSITSTPEYLSGLLYIQEASSMYPPVALEPKPGETVADMAAAPGGKTSYLAQLMENEGIIYAFDVGEERLKETRLNLSRLGVTNTVLIHKSSLHIAELGVEFDKILLDAPCTGSGTIHKNPERKANRTMEDVKFCQGLQMQLIEKALEVLKPGGVLVYSTCSLEPEENEFVVQWVLENFDVELLPLRYGEPALTSPFGIELSEEIRKTRRFYPDRHGTSGFFVAKIKKL
- the argF gene encoding ornithine carbamoyltransferase; the encoded protein is MVVSLAGRDVLCLQDFTREEIETILKTAEMMKIWNKIGKPHRVLEGKTLAMIFQKPSTRTRISFEVGIYQLGGYGLYLNANDLQLRRGETIADTARVLSRYVDGIMARVFDHQDVVDLAKYADVPVINGLSDFSHPCQALADYQTILEKKGRIAGLKIVYVGDGNNVAHSLMIAGTKLGAHVVVATPEGFEPDEKVIKWAEQNAAESGGSFELLHDPVQAVKDADVIYTDVWASMGQEAEAEERRKIFQPFQVNRDLVKHAKPDYIFMHCLPAHRGEEVTDDVVDSPNSVVFDEAENRLHAQKAVMALIMGGIKV